From the genome of Azospira restricta, one region includes:
- a CDS encoding 3-hydroxyacyl-ACP dehydratase FabZ family protein, with protein sequence MTEALWTVPPDHPAFAGHFPGRPILPGVVVLDRALALAAAQFALDPAALRLTSAKFLSPVAPGETLAFSLQAAASGSVQFAVRCGDRPVASGTLTLRAEAA encoded by the coding sequence ATGACTGAAGCGCTGTGGACGGTGCCGCCGGACCACCCGGCCTTCGCCGGCCATTTCCCGGGCCGGCCGATCCTGCCCGGGGTCGTCGTCCTCGACCGCGCGCTGGCGCTCGCCGCCGCGCAGTTCGCGCTCGACCCGGCGGCGCTGCGGCTGACCAGCGCCAAGTTCCTGAGCCCGGTAGCACCGGGCGAGACACTCGCGTTCTCGCTGCAAGCTGCAGCCAGCGGCAGCGTGCAGTTCGCCGTGCGCTGCGGCGACCGCCCGGTCGCCAGCGGTACGCTGACGCTGCGCGCGGAGGCAGCATGA
- a CDS encoding AMP-binding protein — MDDARLYPLTGHGDPAATIAWRRDGPVSVARFLADVHRLAALLPAGGHLLNLCQDRYRFMVGLAAGLVAGRISLQPSSQAPETVRQLLAFAPDTACLHDDADAPAGLPCLRYPDEAAASDAPFAMPQIPGDRIAAYVFTSGSTGAPVPHAKHWGALVRNARAEAERLGLGRQGHAIVGTVPAQHMYGFESTVLLALHGNCAAWSGRPFYPADIAAALAAVPRPRLLVTTPFHLRALLDAGLDLPPIDQLLSATAPLSEALARAAEARCAAPLNEIYGCTETGQIASRRTVDGPRWRLLPGVALDLDGDLAHASGGHVEGRVALADLIEPLDREHFLLHGRSADLINIAGKRSSLAYLNHQLAAIAGVADGAFYLPDEEAADGVTRLAAFVVAPTLTRRELLAALRQRIDPIFLPRPLVLLDRLPRNATGKLPRDALQALFALHREGRGDD, encoded by the coding sequence ATGGACGACGCCCGCCTGTATCCGCTGACCGGCCACGGCGACCCTGCGGCGACCATCGCCTGGCGCCGCGACGGACCGGTCAGCGTCGCCCGCTTCCTCGCCGACGTGCACCGCCTCGCCGCGCTGCTGCCGGCCGGCGGCCACCTGCTCAACCTCTGCCAGGACCGCTACCGCTTCATGGTCGGCCTGGCCGCCGGCCTCGTCGCCGGCCGCATCAGCCTGCAGCCGTCGTCGCAGGCGCCGGAGACGGTGCGCCAGCTGCTCGCCTTCGCGCCCGACACCGCCTGCCTGCACGACGACGCCGATGCCCCGGCCGGGCTGCCCTGCCTGCGCTACCCGGACGAAGCGGCCGCCAGCGACGCGCCGTTCGCGATGCCGCAGATCCCCGGCGACCGCATCGCCGCCTACGTGTTCACCTCCGGCTCGACCGGCGCGCCGGTGCCGCACGCCAAGCACTGGGGCGCGCTGGTGCGCAACGCACGGGCGGAAGCCGAGCGTCTCGGCCTCGGCCGGCAGGGCCACGCCATCGTCGGCACCGTCCCCGCGCAGCACATGTACGGCTTCGAATCGACCGTGCTGCTCGCGCTGCACGGCAACTGCGCGGCCTGGAGCGGACGCCCGTTCTACCCGGCCGACATCGCCGCCGCGCTGGCCGCGGTACCGCGGCCGCGCTTGCTGGTGACGACGCCCTTCCACCTGCGCGCGCTGCTCGACGCCGGCCTCGACCTGCCGCCCATCGACCAGCTGCTATCGGCCACCGCGCCGCTGTCGGAAGCGCTGGCGCGCGCGGCCGAGGCGCGCTGCGCGGCGCCATTGAACGAGATCTACGGCTGCACCGAGACCGGCCAGATCGCCAGCCGGCGCACCGTCGACGGACCGCGTTGGCGGCTGCTGCCCGGCGTCGCGCTCGACCTCGACGGCGACCTCGCCCACGCCAGCGGCGGCCACGTCGAGGGCCGCGTCGCGCTCGCCGACTTAATCGAGCCGCTCGACCGCGAGCACTTCCTGCTGCACGGGCGCAGCGCCGACCTGATCAACATCGCCGGCAAGCGCAGCTCGCTCGCCTACCTCAACCACCAGCTCGCGGCGATCGCCGGCGTCGCCGACGGCGCCTTCTACCTGCCCGACGAGGAGGCGGCGGACGGCGTCACGCGGCTGGCCGCCTTCGTCGTCGCGCCGACGCTGACCCGGCGCGAACTGCTCGCCGCGCTGCGCCAGCGGATCGACCCGATCTTCCTGCCGCGGCCGCTGGTCCTGCTCGACCGGCTGCCGCGCAACGCCACCGGCAAGCTGCCGCGCGACGCGCTGCAGGCACTCTTCGCGCTGCACCGGGAAGGGCGCGGCGATGACTGA
- a CDS encoding beta-ketoacyl-[acyl-carrier-protein] synthase family protein — protein MKRRVAITGLGLVSPFGGDTADFFARIVRGESCVRHYATDDKPRALSLPAVRCTDFDPDAALGKPLAGTMDRFSQLGMAAAFTAWAHAGFARDDSKAGRYDFDAFGVSWGTALGGTLAYERGYRDLWQHGRERLSPLAVVLGMNNAASAHIAMQLGLGNSCLSYTVACASAAAAIGEGYRRIRDGEATLMLTGGCDAPLAYGVVRAWENLRVLAPGNAETAYRACRPFSADRAGLVLGEGAAALVLEEWEHAVARGATILGELAGYGATCDHSHLVKPDAAGQVRAMRLALADAGLAPDEIDYINAHGTATREGDPTEIAALKTLFGERAATLPVSATKSTHGHLMGAAGAIEALVTVLALQYDTLPPTAHLDAIDADCQGVRHLAGEALAGTGARAALSNSFAFGGSNAVLAFRSPRACR, from the coding sequence GTGAAGCGCCGCGTCGCGATCACCGGCCTCGGTCTGGTCAGCCCGTTCGGCGGCGACACCGCCGACTTCTTCGCGCGCATCGTCCGCGGCGAGTCCTGCGTCCGCCACTACGCCACCGACGACAAGCCGCGCGCGCTGTCGCTGCCGGCCGTGCGCTGCACCGACTTCGACCCCGACGCCGCGCTCGGCAAGCCGCTCGCCGGCACCATGGACCGCTTCAGCCAGCTGGGCATGGCCGCCGCCTTCACGGCCTGGGCGCACGCCGGCTTCGCCCGCGACGACAGCAAGGCCGGCCGGTACGACTTCGACGCCTTCGGCGTCTCGTGGGGCACCGCGCTCGGCGGCACGCTGGCCTACGAGCGCGGCTACCGCGACCTCTGGCAGCACGGCCGCGAGCGCCTGTCGCCGCTGGCCGTCGTCCTCGGCATGAACAACGCCGCCTCGGCGCACATCGCGATGCAGCTCGGGCTCGGCAATTCCTGCCTCAGCTACACCGTCGCCTGCGCCTCGGCCGCCGCCGCGATCGGCGAGGGCTACCGCCGCATCCGCGACGGCGAGGCGACGCTGATGCTGACCGGCGGCTGCGACGCGCCGCTCGCCTACGGCGTCGTCCGCGCCTGGGAAAACCTGCGCGTGCTGGCGCCGGGCAACGCCGAGACGGCGTATCGCGCCTGCCGCCCGTTCAGCGCCGACCGCGCCGGGCTGGTGCTCGGCGAAGGCGCCGCGGCGCTGGTGCTGGAGGAGTGGGAGCACGCCGTCGCCCGCGGCGCGACCATCCTCGGCGAGCTCGCCGGCTACGGCGCGACCTGCGACCACAGCCACCTGGTCAAGCCGGACGCCGCCGGCCAGGTGCGCGCGATGCGGCTGGCACTCGCCGACGCCGGCCTCGCCCCGGACGAGATCGACTACATCAACGCGCACGGCACGGCGACGCGCGAGGGCGACCCGACCGAGATTGCGGCGCTGAAGACGCTGTTCGGCGAACGTGCGGCGACGCTGCCGGTGAGCGCGACGAAATCGACGCACGGGCACCTGATGGGCGCCGCCGGCGCGATCGAGGCGCTGGTCACCGTGCTCGCGCTGCAATACGACACGCTGCCGCCGACCGCGCACCTCGACGCCATTGACGCCGACTGCCAGGGTGTCCGCCACCTCGCCGGCGAGGCGCTCGCCGGCACCGGCGCGCGCGCCGCACTGTCCAATTCCTTCGCCTTCGGCGGCAGCAACGCGGTGCTCGCATTCCGTTCGCCGCGCGCCTGCCGCTGA
- a CDS encoding acyl carrier protein codes for MDTLSVIRDFLKDRLGLEHASITPDATLEQLGIDSLMLLELLFEFEEKLNVSLSNDIATPKTVGELIAIVEQLQAPAAA; via the coding sequence ATGGACACCCTTTCCGTCATTCGCGACTTCCTCAAGGACCGCCTCGGCCTCGAACACGCCAGCATCACCCCGGACGCCACGCTCGAGCAACTCGGCATCGACTCGCTGATGCTGCTCGAACTGCTCTTCGAGTTCGAGGAGAAGCTCAACGTCAGCCTGTCCAACGACATCGCGACGCCAAAGACGGTCGGCGAGCTGATCGCCATCGTCGAGCAGCTGCAGGCCCCGGCGGCGGCCTGA
- a CDS encoding EAL domain-containing protein codes for MDWISRQLLRFKKSPFRHQLTVLAASGVLCTSLLAALATSWQGGRLLHADKLQEGTRIAQNLAAQSRLALIFGSTENVAEALAATATFPDVERIEILHADGRLLLERGAPAARADERGRRPMQVTDEAYLEHEDADGWRFVAPVWTVSGQDSPFETTERKRVLLGFVRIDQSKATLTRLVHEVFAVNFTAGLAFSVLFLFALRLLARRLTRPLAALSETMARAERGESGLRADLSGPRDVAEMAHAFNGMLEALEQREQELRAARDSALRFAQLKADFAATVSHEIRTPLNGVIGTLDMLKVGKMGVEQRELLDLAWDSSQYLLELINNILDFSRLEAGRLEADGRDFEIRPLVDSITAAFQPQAAGKNVELSALVAADVPPVLHSDPARIRQVLTNLLGNAIKFTERGSVTLTIERVDNGRSLRFGVRDTGIGIASEHQAAIFDSFTQADTSTTRRYGGSGLGLAISKQIVGLLGGEIGVVSAPNQGSHFWFTLPCTVGATLPLPAPAATASTPRTSHILIAEDNRTNQRVAVGMLNVLGCWSGIAENGSEAVAAWQAGDWDLILMDCSMPEMDGFEACARIRQLEEGSGRHVPIIAMTANTQPADVERCLAAGMDGHLPKPLTLDTLAAQLERWLHWRPTPLPAAAGTADKPVAQEPAPPIDLAAFGRLRDILGDSIGEAIRPFLEDVPRYLVQLDGAVGNGNAATVRQVAHVIKGAAGNLGVSAMADVARELELRAEAGALTDTGELLLRLRTEFAMAEPVLMAELGEQHQPTLPAPHDDAAVVLVVDDDRSTRSALRHALRLSGFRVEETGDGAAALRWLEASAADVILMDAMMPVMDGFAACRALKQHPRLKDIPVLMITALEDRQSIERAFDAGASDFIPKPIHLSVVNQRVRRVIDANRAERHVRHLAYNDSLTGLPNRMLFVDHLSQAIGRAAADGSQLAVLFLDLDRFKYINDTLGHEAGDQLLVTMAQRLKGCVRADDCVARLGGDEFTVLLDQLPNTGVAASVAQNICRTISAPLVINGHEIVVTTSIGISVYPADGPDVSTLLRHADTAMYRAKQNGSGFCYYEAEMEAVLADRLKTENALRRGLERDEISVFYQPVIDAINGKVAGVEALVRWLHPERGLVTPAEFIPLAEETGLILPLGEHVLRRACMQAKAWLDSGLADFYVAVNLSAKQMEQPNLREVVLSALEDSGLPPAALVIEITESVLMERAREPIGILDELRSLGVRLSIDDFGTGYSSLAYLKHLPADNLKIDRSFIEDIPDDADTVSIVTGIIALAHSLRMKVIAEGVETIIQRDVLVSLGCDALQGYLFAKPVPAEIIETQLIAPAARKREQQRR; via the coding sequence ATGGACTGGATCAGCCGCCAGCTTCTCCGCTTCAAGAAATCACCCTTCCGTCACCAGCTGACGGTGCTCGCCGCCTCCGGCGTGCTCTGCACGTCGCTGCTCGCGGCGCTGGCCACCTCCTGGCAGGGCGGCCGTCTGCTGCACGCCGACAAGCTGCAGGAGGGCACGCGCATCGCACAGAACCTGGCGGCGCAGAGCCGGCTGGCGCTGATCTTCGGCTCGACCGAGAACGTCGCCGAGGCGCTCGCCGCGACGGCGACCTTCCCCGACGTCGAGCGCATCGAGATCCTCCACGCCGACGGCCGGCTGCTGCTCGAACGCGGCGCGCCGGCGGCGCGCGCCGACGAGCGTGGCCGTCGCCCGATGCAGGTCACCGACGAGGCCTACCTCGAGCACGAGGACGCCGACGGCTGGCGCTTCGTCGCGCCGGTATGGACGGTGTCCGGGCAGGACTCGCCGTTCGAGACCACCGAGCGCAAGCGGGTGCTGCTCGGCTTCGTGCGCATCGACCAGAGCAAGGCGACGCTGACCCGGCTGGTGCACGAGGTCTTCGCCGTCAACTTCACCGCCGGGCTGGCCTTCTCCGTCCTCTTCCTGTTCGCGCTGCGCCTGCTCGCCCGCCGCCTGACGCGGCCGCTGGCGGCGCTGTCGGAAACGATGGCGCGCGCCGAACGCGGCGAGAGCGGGCTGCGCGCCGACCTCTCCGGCCCGCGCGACGTGGCCGAGATGGCGCACGCCTTCAACGGCATGCTGGAAGCGCTCGAGCAGCGCGAGCAGGAGCTGCGCGCGGCGCGCGACAGCGCGCTGCGCTTCGCGCAGCTGAAGGCCGATTTCGCGGCGACCGTCAGCCACGAGATCCGCACGCCGCTGAACGGCGTGATCGGCACGCTGGACATGCTCAAGGTCGGCAAGATGGGCGTCGAGCAGCGCGAGCTGCTCGACCTCGCCTGGGACTCCTCGCAGTACCTGCTCGAACTGATCAACAACATCCTCGACTTCTCGCGCCTGGAGGCCGGCCGGCTGGAAGCCGACGGCCGCGACTTCGAGATCCGTCCGCTGGTCGACAGCATCACCGCCGCCTTCCAGCCGCAGGCCGCCGGCAAGAACGTCGAGCTCAGCGCGCTGGTCGCCGCCGACGTGCCGCCGGTGCTGCACAGCGACCCGGCGCGCATCCGCCAGGTGCTGACCAACCTGCTCGGCAACGCGATCAAGTTCACCGAGCGCGGCTCGGTGACGCTGACCATCGAGCGCGTCGACAACGGCCGCAGCCTGCGCTTCGGCGTGCGCGACACCGGCATCGGCATCGCCAGCGAACACCAGGCGGCGATCTTCGATTCCTTCACCCAGGCCGACACCTCGACCACCCGCCGCTACGGCGGCAGCGGCCTCGGCCTGGCGATCAGCAAGCAGATCGTCGGCCTGCTTGGCGGCGAGATCGGCGTCGTCAGCGCGCCGAACCAGGGCAGCCACTTCTGGTTCACGCTGCCGTGCACGGTCGGCGCGACGCTGCCGCTGCCGGCGCCGGCGGCGACAGCGTCGACGCCGCGCACCAGCCACATCCTGATCGCCGAAGACAACCGCACCAACCAGCGCGTGGCCGTCGGCATGCTCAACGTCCTCGGCTGCTGGAGCGGCATCGCCGAGAACGGCAGCGAAGCGGTCGCCGCCTGGCAGGCCGGCGACTGGGACCTGATCCTGATGGACTGTTCGATGCCGGAAATGGACGGCTTCGAGGCCTGCGCCCGCATCCGCCAGCTCGAGGAAGGCAGTGGCCGGCACGTGCCGATCATCGCGATGACCGCCAACACCCAACCGGCCGACGTCGAGCGCTGCCTCGCCGCCGGCATGGACGGCCACCTGCCGAAGCCGTTGACGCTGGACACGCTGGCCGCGCAGCTGGAGCGCTGGCTGCACTGGCGACCGACGCCGCTGCCGGCCGCCGCCGGCACGGCCGACAAGCCCGTCGCGCAGGAACCCGCACCGCCGATCGACTTGGCCGCCTTCGGCCGCCTGCGCGACATCCTCGGCGACTCGATCGGCGAGGCGATCCGCCCCTTCCTCGAGGACGTGCCGCGCTACCTGGTGCAGCTCGACGGCGCCGTCGGCAACGGCAATGCGGCAACGGTGCGCCAGGTGGCGCATGTGATCAAGGGCGCTGCCGGCAACCTCGGCGTCTCGGCGATGGCCGACGTCGCCCGCGAGCTGGAACTGCGCGCCGAGGCCGGCGCGCTGACCGATACCGGCGAGCTGCTGTTGCGCCTGCGCACCGAATTCGCGATGGCCGAACCGGTGCTGATGGCCGAGCTCGGCGAGCAGCACCAGCCGACGCTGCCGGCGCCGCATGACGACGCGGCGGTGGTGCTGGTGGTCGACGACGACCGCAGCACGCGTTCGGCGCTGCGCCACGCGCTGCGCCTCTCCGGCTTCCGCGTCGAGGAGACCGGCGACGGCGCGGCGGCGCTGCGCTGGCTGGAAGCGTCCGCCGCCGACGTGATCCTGATGGACGCGATGATGCCGGTGATGGACGGTTTCGCGGCCTGCCGGGCGCTGAAGCAGCACCCGCGCCTGAAGGACATCCCGGTGCTGATGATCACCGCGCTCGAGGACAGGCAGTCGATCGAGCGTGCCTTCGACGCCGGCGCCAGCGACTTCATCCCGAAGCCGATCCACCTGTCGGTGGTCAACCAGCGCGTGCGCCGGGTGATCGACGCCAACCGCGCCGAGCGCCACGTCCGCCACCTCGCCTACAACGATTCGCTGACCGGTCTGCCCAACCGCATGCTGTTCGTCGACCACCTGAGCCAGGCGATCGGGCGTGCCGCCGCCGACGGCAGCCAGCTGGCGGTGCTCTTCCTCGACCTCGACCGCTTCAAGTACATCAACGACACGCTCGGCCACGAGGCCGGCGACCAGCTGCTGGTAACGATGGCGCAGCGGCTGAAGGGCTGCGTGCGTGCCGACGACTGCGTCGCCCGCCTCGGCGGCGACGAATTCACCGTCCTCCTCGACCAGCTGCCGAACACCGGCGTCGCCGCCAGCGTCGCGCAGAACATCTGCCGCACGATCTCGGCGCCGCTGGTGATCAACGGCCACGAGATCGTCGTCACCACCAGCATCGGCATCTCGGTCTATCCGGCCGACGGCCCGGACGTCAGCACCCTGCTGCGCCACGCCGACACCGCGATGTACCGCGCCAAGCAGAACGGCAGCGGCTTCTGCTACTACGAGGCGGAAATGGAAGCAGTGCTGGCCGACCGCCTGAAAACCGAGAACGCGCTGCGCCGCGGGCTGGAGCGCGACGAGATCAGCGTCTTCTACCAGCCGGTGATCGACGCCATCAACGGCAAGGTCGCCGGCGTCGAGGCGCTGGTGCGCTGGCTGCACCCCGAGCGCGGCCTCGTCACCCCCGCCGAGTTCATCCCGCTGGCCGAGGAGACAGGACTCATCCTGCCGCTCGGCGAGCACGTGCTGCGACGCGCCTGCATGCAGGCGAAAGCCTGGCTCGACTCGGGCCTCGCCGACTTCTACGTCGCGGTAAACCTGTCGGCGAAGCAGATGGAGCAGCCGAACCTGCGCGAGGTCGTGCTCAGCGCACTCGAGGACAGCGGCCTGCCGCCGGCGGCGCTGGTCATCGAGATCACCGAAAGCGTGCTGATGGAGCGCGCCCGCGAGCCGATCGGCATCCTCGACGAGCTGCGCAGCCTCGGCGTCCGTCTGTCGATCGACGACTTCGGCACCGGCTACTCCTCGCTCGCCTACCTGAAACACCTGCCCGCCGACAACCTGAAGATCGACCGCTCGTTCATCGAGGACATCCCGGACGACGCCGACACCGTCTCCATCGTCACCGGCATCATCGCGCTCGCCCACAGCCTGCGCATGAAGGTCATCGCCGAGGGCGTGGAAACGATCATCCAGCGCGACGTGCTGGTCAGCCTCGGCTGCGACGCGCTGCAGGGCTACCTGTTCGCGAAGCCGGTGCCGGCCGAGATCATCGAGACGCAGCTGATCGCGCCGGCCGCGCGCAAGCGGGAGCAGCAGCGCCGCTGA
- a CDS encoding ABC transporter substrate binding protein → MTKSFRPLLPLLLAAAYSAGAAPATASRAEAELASPAAAARKIAGLARQPETEALPPPADGGRERSGAQLLAVADRSGGVIRLAAAGSGGGPIAVLYPDIGEPYRSVFAKIIEGIEDRTRNKVASYAVGGSFNAQELAGELRRQDIQVVIALGRNGLKAASGLDKGIGVVVGGVISASEADTRGGTVLSLAPDPALLFARLKTIAPRTQRVFVVYDPRQNEWLIRLAHEAARAQGIELVAQEAADLKRAVALYQNVLAAADPRRDAVWLPQDNATVDESTVLPLVLQESWSKGLVVFSSNVAHVRRGALFALYPNNVELGRALAASALGVVAGAPAPRGTQPLRDVLTAFNTRTASHLGLSLPILQQRSFDLLFPEQ, encoded by the coding sequence ATGACGAAGTCCTTCCGCCCCCTGCTGCCGCTGCTGCTCGCCGCCGCCTATTCGGCCGGCGCTGCGCCGGCGACGGCGAGCCGTGCCGAGGCGGAGCTGGCGTCACCCGCGGCTGCCGCGCGGAAGATCGCCGGACTGGCGCGGCAACCGGAAACGGAAGCCTTGCCGCCGCCGGCCGACGGCGGCAGGGAGCGCTCGGGCGCGCAGCTGCTCGCGGTCGCCGACCGCTCGGGCGGAGTGATCCGCCTCGCCGCTGCCGGCAGCGGTGGCGGCCCGATCGCGGTCCTCTACCCCGACATCGGCGAACCCTACCGCAGCGTCTTCGCCAAGATCATCGAAGGCATCGAGGACAGGACCCGGAACAAGGTCGCCAGCTACGCCGTCGGCGGCAGCTTCAATGCGCAGGAGCTGGCCGGCGAACTGCGCCGGCAGGACATCCAGGTGGTGATCGCGCTCGGCCGCAACGGATTGAAGGCGGCCAGCGGCCTCGACAAAGGCATCGGCGTCGTCGTCGGCGGCGTCATCTCGGCGTCGGAGGCCGACACGCGCGGCGGCACGGTGCTCAGCCTGGCGCCGGACCCGGCGCTGCTCTTCGCGCGGCTGAAGACGATCGCGCCACGCACGCAGCGCGTCTTCGTCGTCTACGACCCGCGCCAGAACGAGTGGTTGATCCGGCTCGCGCACGAGGCCGCGCGCGCACAGGGGATCGAACTGGTGGCGCAGGAGGCGGCCGACCTGAAGCGCGCCGTCGCCCTCTACCAGAACGTCCTCGCCGCCGCCGACCCGCGCCGCGACGCCGTCTGGCTGCCGCAGGACAACGCCACCGTCGACGAATCGACGGTACTGCCGCTGGTCCTGCAGGAATCGTGGAGCAAGGGGCTGGTCGTCTTCTCGAGCAACGTCGCGCACGTCCGCCGCGGCGCGCTGTTCGCCCTCTACCCGAACAACGTCGAACTCGGCCGCGCCCTCGCTGCCTCGGCCCTCGGCGTCGTCGCCGGTGCGCCGGCACCGCGCGGCACGCAGCCGTTGCGCGACGTGCTGACCGCGTTCAACACGCGTACCGCCAGTCACCTCGGCCTCAGCCTTCCCATCCTGCAGCAGCGCAGCTTCGACCTGCTGTTTCCGGAACAATAA
- a CDS encoding phosphopantetheine-binding protein, producing the protein MTQAPTPDFDALQKEIAEIIVSALNLEMTPDEIEADAPLFGDGLGLDSIDILEVALVVSKRYGFQLKADNEDNVKIFTSLRTLAAHVAAQRTK; encoded by the coding sequence ATGACCCAAGCCCCGACTCCCGACTTCGACGCGCTGCAGAAGGAAATCGCCGAGATCATCGTCTCCGCGCTCAACCTGGAGATGACGCCGGACGAGATCGAAGCGGACGCACCGCTGTTCGGCGACGGCCTCGGCCTCGACTCGATCGACATCCTCGAAGTGGCGCTGGTCGTCTCCAAGCGCTACGGCTTCCAGCTGAAGGCGGACAACGAGGACAACGTGAAGATCTTCACCTCGCTGCGCACGCTCGCGGCGCACGTCGCCGCCCAGCGGACGAAATGA